Part of the Plodia interpunctella isolate USDA-ARS_2022_Savannah chromosome 13, ilPloInte3.2, whole genome shotgun sequence genome, GTTTTGGTCAAATCCGGCGATATTTCTGCAGaacttttgatatttattacgtttcaAAGCAAttcaagatttttataattccttttatattatatacaggGCTTAGGTTTACGTGATGTCGTCACACTGTTCCGATTGTGCAGCTGGCCATCTCCACCCGCCGTCGCTAACTCAACACGTGGCGTTCCACACACTCACAAGGTGATGGGGTAGATTTACATTCATTTATGTCTTAAAGGGATTACGCAGCAGGGAAGGTGCTCACGCGGCGGTCGGAAATGGCCAGCTACAGTAACATGCGAGTATGTGCGTATTTGTGAGGCGGTCGGCCTGGAGGGGGTCTAGATCCCAGTAGCGTAGCCTGGCCGGGGAGAGATGTCGTCCTCGGAGGGAGCCTCGTACCGCACGCCGCAGCACAGCAGCTGCCGCACGGCCCGCGACATGCGCGACGCGCGCGACTCGCTGCGCGGCAGCCCGCCCGCTTCCTCATCGTCAGACTATAACAATAATGCAATATTAACCTTCCATTGACAACTCTTTGTACGATACTGCTTAGATGTAGACAAGCACCGGTGTCAGAAATGGCGGGCTGCCGCGCtcttcaaatttagaataacGAGTAGGCCTACAAATTTATTAAGGCTTTGTGATGCAAGCAGCCGGCGAAACGCGCAGCGAGGTCGAGAGGAGATGTGTAATCATCACAACGTCAAATTCTCTTCTCAGTTCAGCTTCAGTGATAATATACTAGCAGAGAAACCGCTCATACACTTCCCCTGCTTTccgttttaataaattataaaggcaattttaatatgtgatgttttactacttaatttaattattgcttCACCATGGAATGGATGACAAAGTTAATCAactaaaaagtttacaaaatatcttcataaaattatacatgatGAAGCAATAAGGTgcgaataaattttattatagtaaaacATGTTACAACCAaccatttagataaaaaaatgattaatggtataaacgtaaaattattttcaaataatgaaatgaagaCAGAAGTcgaaattaattgtattacctataaaatataggtatgatTAAGTATGCTGTCTCAAAATATGCATAGCTATATCCAGACTCTGTCTTAATCTACAAATTAGCTGAGCCTCATGACTTCGTAGCCGTCGGATTTTCAAGATttcttatagtttttattgttttttcttagATTTCTTTTAGCTTCCTCATAAATGTGACTATTATACGCAGAAGTAACCTTTGCGATCGAGTGCCACGTCTTCAGCTTTATTATGTTagtacaatatacatacatacagttcAGTAAAAATGCTCACCCATTCGGAATGTTTCTTCGCTTCATCTGTGGTCCGCAACTCTGTAATCTCCTCCGTTATGCTGTCTTCGTCTCCTTTCTTCTCCGCTACATCTTGTTTAACTGCTAATAAGTTGCCCGATTGAGAAGCGACCGTTTCCACATTCGCTGGAATAGGCTGCTGATGCTGCGATGATGGTGAGTCTcgcttcaaaataaattatttaatgtaagtatttattaaaggGCCGTTGCGacaaattacgtagggaacaaatgccTGGCCACGCCGATTCCACCACTAGCAAAAATGGCGGAATCCTTAAGTGCTGACTTGATGTCGTgccaatattttaataaatgaatgataCCAAAAACGCAATATTCTGATAAATGAATGATAACAAAAACTGtaaggaatttaaaaaaagtaacagTGATTGAAAATGGAAAAGGTTTTTTACTAAGCATTTTAAAATCTCTCATCTCGCATTTCCGGAAATCAATCTCGCTTTTCCGATTGTTTCCTTAGCTATAAAGCCTGGGTAGCCTATGGGCCGTTTTCCTTCATTGTCTCCTCCACCTTGCATTGTCTTCAGTATTCGacaccattggcacgcatataaTAATTCTTGACGAAATGTTATTACTTATAACGTACTTCTTCAGAATCAGTTATCTGCTAGCTACTGAGCTTTGTAAAAGTCAAAGCTTTAGTTACCTTGGTTTCTATGTCTACCGGAGCTAAGGTGATGGTTTCCATAGAGGGTCCCCGCTTACTTGTGGGACATGAATATTTCTTAGATATGGTTTGCTTTTGTTTATCGGTTGacatttctgtaaaaaaaatacttcttatataaacttaaataatcaTTAGCCTATTTACAATGCTGGCCTTTCTTTTAAATAGATAAGGAGAATGGGCCATACGTGCCACCCACGCGGGCCCTAACGACAGGATGGGTTTAAAGGTCATACCTGCCCGCACATTAGCGCCacatcacatttaaaaaatatattttatttattaccaaaaactgaaaaataatcttaaactGCTACGCTTCACCAGATAAAGGATCGTATTAAAAAGTGCATGACACTTTCTAATGTGTATAAAAGTACTTAGTTTTCAATTATACAATGCATCAAGTCACAGAATATACTGTGTATGGAAGAGATGATAATTtgtcaaacatttattttattttaggtattaataaatgtgataaggttttaacgactgcaataGAGTCAGGCCAGGCGGCTTGACGTATATATAAAACCCGGAAGAACTCAATTAGGCTCGTACCGCTGTACCTCGGAGCTCCACTTATTCTCTTTAGCATAAACTTATGTtacaagaaattattaaactagTTACATTTGGCTCATTACATACCATGATCGCTTCCTTTTAGATCTTGACTAGAATCTATAGAGTCCTCAGCAAatgctgaaaataatttaaaacatcaaTCGCACTATACATCAAATGTATAAAACTATGAAATTTCGTTTCAActttaaatgtttgtatttcattatacaaaataaattttaaattcaatagtGAACCCTGGGCTCCTACGCTAAACTACCAAGGAATGCCAAAATGTGataaagaattaaattttaaattcatctgcatagtttcatttatatttttcattcatattaataataaaatcaaattaaaatttgaaaaaatcgtGTGAATACATACAATCAAGGTGGTAACATTGTATTCTATACTAAGTAGTTACAAAGATTTCTAATGAcagtatagataaattaatcaatattatgtaattttccGACGATCAAAAGTACCCCCAGAGAAACGCACTGAAACTTACGTTCAACAACGGGCCCTCGAGAATGTTTGCGGTGGAGGTCTACGGTCTCTTCCTGAAGCTCAGTGGACCTGATGGGCTTGTGTTTGCTGGCCGTCTTCGGCTCCACCACCAGTGGAGCTGAACTCCCCCCACTTTTTTTCTCTTGTTCTGACATCCTCTATTTCATTCAAGCATCCATTCGTCCTAATTCACTAAAACCTCACAAATTTATCACCAAATTGTTGCCcagctattttttttaattattacaaatggaTGAAACGTCACTCTTTGTAAATTTTGACACTCGACCTTCTTGTTTTTTATCAATGTCTTCTATTTtcgaattataaaatttgaggttttatttaattttgagagaagatttaatttaatttaatttttttatctatgattattaaattgagatgatataaagatatttattatatcaaaatgaaGTTCTGTCTTTTTTACATCCTAAATAAACCAAACTGAAGGAAAGAACGACAAATGAACGCcctgaattaaataaataaatggtacctatatacctatactttaacatttttgatattaaCTGCAGATAGTTTTTGAAACGCAAGCCTACTGTCCCACTAATATAAGATTAGTAGTGGTGTTAGAATGGAAGTTTGTTACTATTAttcgcaaaaactactggatatTCCTCAattcgatgaaattttatgCACTGAATTCTTATTTCCACCTgaaaatacacacatacaatGATGTATACAATGGTTGTGGGCTTTTTGTGGCTGAAATATATAACTTCTTGTTGGTCATGAAGGATGGTTACATAGGGAACCATAGATTCAAAATAGAGTTGTCAATTTTCTCTTCTGAGGTCTCCTTCTTGTAATCTGTCAagatgatataatttttttcttttcaataaaacatacttcaaaattatttgtttgctgcattttttcttcttcagatgtattgattttatagCTATGCCGGGCAagaggaaaataaaatgtgatggaaaataaacagacttcatcaaagaaaaaattgaTATCCATCCGAGAAGAAAAACTAATACGTGAAGTAAATTACGACGGGCTTGTTGGGGCTGCGCCTCATCTGTCAAAAAAACAGCTGCTATTAGGtgaattttattctaatagtGATGTtcttaaatataggtacaatttttaacaaaaggaaattaactttataattgttttgttcAGATTTAGAAATTCTTAAAAAGGGACAAACTCGTCATCCTGCTCTTCAAAGAGTTCTGGTGTCCATTAAGCCACGACAAACGCCAGccattaaaactatatacataGCGGAGAAGAGTAGATATTGTAGTAAGAAGGTTGTATAGCATTTCAATCCAATAATAGTAGatgttatatgaaataatatatacagtaATACTGATTTTGGTTTTCCACAGGGATCCGAGAAGTCAGGGTCAATACTAGCAATTGGAGACCATTCTTCTTTCGTGACTCGTAAGACAGCACCTCAGCTAGCACgaaattgcttttatttattttcaccgtTACATCTCATTTTTGtcttgaattattatttcaggCTACAGTGAAGATGATTCTGATCAGTTTCTAAAATCGATAGCCTGCATACCTGAGAAGCAGACGAATAAAAGCGAAATTGAATGTCGAAAAGTTTGGTCTAGTTCTGAGCAGGTAGAGACGTCAACAACTGCTTCGAAATGTTTCCTTGCTAAATGTCAAAAGACAGTTAGTCAATGCCCAGAGCAATACTATGCACGCACTCAGACTTCTTCAAATATGAATTATCTTAATGCTGACATTAtaactaataaacaaaacaaacccGACAAAGTTGATATTTCTACTCATATAATATCCAAAACACCACCTGAAAATTCGCCTTTGCCTTCCCATagtacattaaatatgttaCATAAGAGAATCGAAACATTAGAACGAAAAATTTTGAGACAAGAAAGGGTTTTTCGTTCTATTGATCCTAATATGCCTCTATCTTCGTCAGATGAagaatcgaaaggtctcacAATGAGAAATATATCTGCGACAGCACACCCGGGTTGTAGTTATATACAGCAATACAGTCACATTCCTGAGACGTCGGCGTTCCAAAGATACAATCAGCAACAAACGGCACCACTGTCTCCAAGCAAAGCTGCCACTTTGGAAAAAGAGCATAATTCAGAGCAATATGGAAGAGATTTTACTACCTATGATGGCATTACCGCTAGAGGTCGACGCCAGTGCGCATCGGTACCATGCAAACGAGAAGATGTTCCCAAAATAGCTGCCGAGAGAGTTCACAAAATACGGCACAAACTTAATCCTGTGAGAGATTACAGACTCATGGATACAGTTCATTATTTAGCTCAAGGTGAATTTGCGCCACGGGATGACGGAATAAAATTGACACCCTCTAGAGAAGGAGTTCTCAGTGATATAATATGGGAGGATGTTTGCAGGACCCATTGGCCAAATGCTCGCTTAGGTCGTAGACTACCACATACAGACCGGTATAATATGAGGTGCGAGTTACAAAGACTTATAGACAGTTTGTTAAGAGAACGAGTAGCTCATGTCGAAAGAAGAAAACGGCGACATTACagaattgttaaattaaaccaCCGTCATGAAAACTGCCGA contains:
- the LOC128674908 gene encoding uncharacterized protein LOC128674908, with product MENKQTSSKKKLISIREEKLIREVNYDGLVGAAPHLSKKQLLLDLEILKKGQTRHPALQRVLVSIKPRQTPAIKTIYIAEKSRYCSKKGSEKSGSILAIGDHSSFVTRYSEDDSDQFLKSIACIPEKQTNKSEIECRKVWSSSEQVETSTTASKCFLAKCQKTVSQCPEQYYARTQTSSNMNYLNADIITNKQNKPDKVDISTHIISKTPPENSPLPSHSTLNMLHKRIETLERKILRQERVFRSIDPNMPLSSSDEESKGLTMRNISATAHPGCSYIQQYSHIPETSAFQRYNQQQTAPLSPSKAATLEKEHNSEQYGRDFTTYDGITARGRRQCASVPCKREDVPKIAAERVHKIRHKLNPVRDYRLMDTVHYLAQGEFAPRDDGIKLTPSREGVLSDIIWEDVCRTHWPNARLGRRLPHTDRYNMRCELQRLIDSLLRERVAHVERRKRRHYRIVKLNHRHENCRPVGKTGDIIVASHKDRHEENREVTLSDLNTERRRENENTRKSHRSHDRLTFPEVRGRRPMKEEECVAGPSYAGHRSPNNREATCCYHSSSPTKLDRGTVPTTTTRGNVVNTLNSGSSISTNKNQQKNPRLIIKKENSRRKYQTKDEPDLEHYILLPTLVVRTPSNVKRQKKFNELYHRILNVQLKNADTNSAKSGSQSDNKPATKIDMNLNSTRTDSSDLCHTDTNT
- the LOC128674910 gene encoding uncharacterized protein LOC128674910 isoform X4, translated to MSEQEKKSGGSSAPLVVEPKTASKHKPIRSTELQEETVDLHRKHSRGPVVEPFAEDSIDSSQDLKGSDHEMSTDKQKQTISKKYSCPTSKRGPSMETITLAPVDIETKRDSPSSQHQQPIPANVETVASQSGNLLAVKQDVAEKKGDEDSITEEITELRTTDEAKKHSEWAKGDVKRPDEKISAPSFKYSRKTDEVKGPKCQMSNFNPIPSVLNINVSKKSITKSNSQMNHTEKSTKSTIDSSIKPENAISSSFFGGVRMKIGGLTSKIINAFNV
- the LOC128674910 gene encoding uncharacterized protein LOC128674910 isoform X1 yields the protein MSEQEKKSGGSSAPLVVEPKTASKHKPIRSTELQEETVDLHRKHSRGPVVEPFAEDSIDSSQDLKGSDHEMSTDKQKQTISKKYSCPTSKRGPSMETITLAPVDIETKRDSPSSQHQQPIPANVETVASQSGNLLAVKQDVAEKKGDEDSITEEITELRTTDEAKKHSEWAKGDVKRPDEKISAPSFKYSRKTDEVDMGVRSQVCMLEGKASIGPCFRDLAQYKGPSGICIYIPKKGPKCQMSNFNPIPSVLNINVSKKSITKSNSQMNHTEKSTKSTIDSSIKPENAISSSFFGGVRMKIGGLTSKIINAFNV
- the LOC128674910 gene encoding uncharacterized protein LOC128674910 isoform X2, whose protein sequence is MSEQEKKSGGSSAPLVVEPKTASKHKPIRSTELQEETVDLHRKHSRGPVVEPFAEDSIDSSQDLKGSDHEMSTDKQKQTISKKYSCPTSKRGPSMETITLAPVDIETKRDSPSSQHQQPIPANVETVASQSGNLLAVKQDVAEKKGDEDSITEEITELRTTDEAKKHSEWAKGDVKRPDEKISAPSFKYSRKTDEDMGVRSQVCMLEGKASIGPCFRDLAQYKGPSGICIYIPKKGPKCQMSNFNPIPSVLNINVSKKSITKSNSQMNHTEKSTKSTIDSSIKPENAISSSFFGGVRMKIGGLTSKIINAFNV
- the LOC128674910 gene encoding uncharacterized protein LOC128674910 isoform X5, with translation MSEQEKKSGGSSAPLVVEPKTASKHKPIRSTELQEETVDLHRKHSRGPVVEPFAEDSIDSSQDLKGSDHEMSTDKQKQTISKKYSCPTSKRGPSMETITLAPVDIETKRDSPSSQHQQPIPANVETVASQSGNLLAVKQDVAEKKGDEDSITEEITELRTTDEAKKHSEWSDDEEAGGLPRSESRASRMSRAVRQLLCCGVRYEAPSEDDISPRPGYATGI
- the LOC128674910 gene encoding uncharacterized protein LOC128674910 isoform X3; translated protein: MSEQEKKSGGSSAPLVVEPKTASKHKPIRSTELQEETVDLHRKHSRGPVVEPFAEDSIDSSQDLKGSDHEMSTDKQKQTISKKYSCPTSKRGPSMETITLAPVDIETKRDSPSSQHQQPIPANVETVASQSGNLLAVKQDVAEKKGDEDSITEEITELRTTDEAKKHSEWDMGVRSQVCMLEGKASIGPCFRDLAQYKGPSGICIYIPKKGPKCQMSNFNPIPSVLNINVSKKSITKSNSQMNHTEKSTKSTIDSSIKPENAISSSFFGGVRMKIGGLTSKIINAFNV